The genomic DNA ACCGCCTGGAGTTTTTGGGTCTTTATTGCTAAAGGAAAAAATATTTTTAATTCCAGGGTTAGATCTTCAAAGTCCTATCAAAGCATGGGATTGGCTCAGAAGACTTTATGCATTTGTATGGCTTAAGAATTTATCTATTCAAAATAAAAAACAAGTCTATGGAATGTGGCATACTATGAAGTTTTTATGCCAAGAGATTGATGAGAAAAATGCTAGGCAAATAGGAAAAGAGCTTGCTAACTTTGACGAATGGAATGTAGAGTTTATAGAGAAAAAAAGAGAAGAAATTTTAAATATTTTAAGAAAACCTTCTACAGTAGCCAAAATAAAACAAATGCTTTGGAAAAATTATATTCATTATAAAAGAAAGTTAGGAAAAGAGCTTGAATTTATAAAAGAACCTACAACTTTAAGAGGAATGACACAAATTGCAAAAGAGCTTATGTTAATGGAAAAAGAATCATTCCAAAATAATTATGTATTTGGTTCCTCTCCTATATTACATAGAAGGTTATAAAAAGTTCTGTATTAAGGACTTTTTTCTCTATTGTGTTGTTCCACCATGCTAATATTGTATATATACCAAAAAATGGGAATCAATTATCCATTTCAATAAAGCAAAATGTAGTATTTGTGAGAGTTTTAGAATTCTGAAACGAACTATAGTAGATGGAATAAGGGGGAATTTAGATGAAGAAAATAAAGTATAAAATATCTATAGCTATTGTAATGACTTGTTTGATTCTTTCTGGAATCTTAGGTGGATATAATTTAATGAATATGAAAATTGATCATCAAAATGAAATTAATATATTTAAGAAAAATCTATTAAATGATTATGATGGAATGATTAAAAATGAAGTACATACAGCGATTGGTTCATTAGAATATGCATATGATCAGTATGAGTCTGGAAAGATGAGTGAAGAAGAAGCAAAAGAGTTGGGAAAATCCCTTGTAAAAAAATTACGGTATGGAAATGATGGATACTTTTGGATAGATGATACAAATGGAATATTAATTGCTCATCCAATGATTGAAGGTCAAGAAGGAGATAATAGAATCAATATTCAAGACCCTAAAGGAACCTTTTTAATACAAAATATTATTCAAGCTGTAAAAGATAAAGGATATACAGAGTTTATGTGGGAAAAACCAGAGGAGGTAGGAACGGGAAAATTATCTGAAAAAAGAACATATTCAGAACTATTTGCCCCTTGGAAGTGGATTGTAAGTACTGGAAATTATATTGATGATATTGATAGGATTGTTCAAGAAAGAATTACAGAACAAGAGAAACTTTTAAAAGAGAAAATTATTTTTACAGGGATATTTATAATTCTATCTATTGTGATTACTTCAGGTATTGCTTTATTCTTGAGTGGTAAAATAGCCAATCCAATCCTTCAAATTATAAAAAATATTAGTAAAGATGAATATGGAAACATACAAATAAAAGAAATTCATGTTCAAACCAAAGATGAAATTGGACAGTTGGCAAATAGTATGAATGAAATGCTCAATCAAGTAAAGAATTTTGTAAATAAAGTAAATTCATCTTGCCAGATATTGGTATACAATGGAGAAAAAACACAAAAAATAGCGACCATCTTAGAAGGACAAACAGATGAAACACGAATGGCTACAGAATCTATTACAAGTTATATGGAAGATTCCTCAGCAGCAGCACAGCAAATTAGTTCCGCTGTGGAAGAGATAGAAAAAGCTATTGATTCTATTGCACAAATGGCAGAACAAGGAGCTACTCTTTCAAATGATGTAAGTAAAAGAGCAAATCATATGACGCAACATACTATAAATGTTAAAGAAGAAACAAATACAATTTATACAGAAACAAAGGAAGCGTTAACAGAAGCTATAAAGGAAGCTCAAAAAGTAAAACAAATTTATATATTATCTGATGAAATTAGTAAAATTGCAGAACAAACCAATCTACTTGCCCTCAATGCCAATATAGAAGCAGCAAGAGCAGGTGAGGCTGGAAGGGGATTTTCTGTAGTTGCGAATGAAATAAGAGAATTATCAGAGCATACAGCTCATACTGTAAAATCTATACAACAAATAGTAGACGTAAGTATTGGGTCAGTAGATGGCTTAGTAGATCATTCAAAGAATATTTTAGATTTTATTGATAAAAAAGTTCTTCGTGAGTATGAAGAATTAGTAAGAGCAGGAGTACAATATGATGAAGATGCTAAAAATCTAAATGGATTTATGACAGATTTAAGTGCTACATCAGAAGAATTAAGTGCATCTATGATGGAAGTTTCTAAATCTACCAATGAAGTTGCAGTAAAGGTTTCAGAAGGAGCAGAAACCATAGGCTCTATCAATGAACAGGCTGCTACTATTGCAAATCATACAAAAGAAATAACTGATGGTGCAAAAGATAATATAAAAGAAATACAAGATTTAAAAGAAATAGTATCTACTTTTAAGATTTGAAAAATGTAGAATATAATGATGGATCAAAGTAGATTTTTAAAGCATATTTTCAAACAGAAGTTTCCATATTATTCAAAATATGATAACCTATCTATAGAGTTTCAAAATTTTATTTCAAATAGAGAAAATCAAAAGGGGATTCATTATGGAAATTCAAGATGCTTTTCAGACATGGATGCAAACAATACTCAACATAAACAACTTTTATACTATATCCAATTCCATCATGGTGATTAGTACTATAATTGTATGGGCTCGCTTAGCTTTCTTCATTTTTGTGATTTTTTATGTATATGAAGATGCTCCAAAGTATAGTATGAATAAATTTGTATGGCTTGCTATAGTTATATTTGTTCCTAAACATATAGGATTTATGACTTATGTGGTCATAAGAACAATTAAACAACATTTTCCTAAAGAAAATAAATTTTCCGTAGAACATTCCATAAACATATCAAATGAAAATAGTACGATGAATAAAAATTTGTTCTATAAAGTGATTAGCGTATGGATCATGATCACTATATTGGTTACTGCTATTTATATGGTTGATAAAGAAAAAATAAAATCTGAAGAGAATATAGAGTTTGGAGTGATTCGAGAAGAAAATTCCTTTAAAGATGAATATAAAGATTTTTCGGGAAAAGAAGTAAAAGAAATATGGTTTGGAGAAAATGGTATTTTAGAGATTCATTATGATTCAAAGGTAAAAAAAGGTGAGCTGATATTAGGAGTATATGAATATAATGGAGAGCCTATAGAAACATTTAAAACAAATAAAAGGGGAGTTACGACTATTAGTATAGAAAAAAATAGAATATATAAGTTGATTGCAGAGGGGAGCGATACAAAAGGCTATTATAGATTTTCTTGGGAATTCAACAAAGAGGAATAAAAGAGTGATAAAAAATTGTAGAAACTCAAATTTGCATCAAGACAGTATAACATACTATTGCATTAGCAGGGAGATAAAAAAGATGAAACAGAGAATTGTTTTATTGGTGTTAATTTTTATATTGACGTGTTTTAATTTAACTATAAATGCAGAGGCAATTTTAAACTCAGAAAAGATAATTGTTCCTTTATGTTTTATCAGGGAATCATTGAATTGTAAACATCAATTTACACAAGCTGAATTAGAAAAAATAGAAGAATTTATAAATATTTTTAGTACAGGTACATCATTGGTAACAGATAGAAATGGCAATTTTTCAAAGGAAAATATAAGAGATTTCCTTGTTGAATATTATTTATACAGGACGTGTTCACCTAATGTAGAATATACAAATTTATTCTATATAGGAAAAAAAGAAGATATAGAGCAACTAGCATATTTATATTTTGATATGGAAATTGAACATGGATTTAAGGATAAAGAGTGTTATGAATATAAAGATGGAAAATACTATAGACCTGATGGAGATTATGGAGATATCAGCTTTTTTAAATTAGACAAAATTAAATCTATTGGAAATAACAAATATATTGTACAAGGAAGACAAGTAATAGAAGATGTAGATATGTTTGGGAAAGAAAAGTTAGATGCCATTGAAACGGTTGAAGCTACAATTGAAAAGAAAGATGGTAGGTATGTTTTAAGAAAATTTAAAATGACTGATGTGAATAAAAATTAAGATATATTTTTTACTATATAAAGATGTAAACACACTATAAGGCTGTATTTTGTCAGAGAATCATTATAAAAATAGAAATCTTGCAATTGCAAAACAAATGTTCGATTAGGCTATGGAAAGACTAGAAAATATGATATACTATTTTCTAGTCTAAATTATTTTTATATGAGAATTACAAAAGAAAGGAGTAAGAGTATGGATCTATCCATGTTAAATCCTCCACAAAGAGAGGCAGTTTTAAAAACAGAAGGGCCACTTCTTATATTAGCGGGTGCAGGATCTGGAAAAACTAGGGTATTGACCCATAGAATTGCTTATTTGATTGAAGAAATAGGAGTGCATCCAGGAAATATACTAGCCATTACTTTTACAAATAAAGCTGCAAAGGAAATGAAATACAGAGTAGAAAGCCTATTAAAAGAACCAGCAAATATATGGGTAAGTACCTTTCATGCAGCTTGTGTAAGGATTTTAAGAAGAGATATCGACAGGATTGGATATACTAGTGATTTTGTCATTTATGATACAACAGATCAAAAGGTAGTTTTAAAGGAATGCTATAAGGAATTAAATATTAATGATAAAAATTATCCATTGCCTATGGTTCAAAGTAGAATTAGTGAGGCAAAAGATAGAATGGAGACTCCTGAAAGGTTTAGAAAGCTATATGCAGGAGATTTTCAAATGGAGAAAATAGGACAAATCTATGAGCTTTATCAGAAAAAATTAAAAAAGAATAATGCTCTAGATTTTGATGATTTGATTTTTAACACAGTAGAATTATTTACAAAAGATCCAGTAACCCTTTCTTATTATCAACATAAATTCCAATATATTATGGTCGATGAGTACCAAGATACCAATCAACTTCAATATAAATTAGTTTCTATGCTTGCAAAAATCCATCAAAATCTTTGTGTAGTAGGAGATGATGACCAGTCTATTTATAGCTGGAGAGGGGCAGACATAAGAAATATACTAAACTTTGAAGATGAATTTAAAAATGCTACAGTAATCAAGTTAGAACAAAATTATCGTTCTACTCAAAATATATTAGATGCTGCAAATAGTGTAATAAAAAACAATAGAGGTAGAAAAAATAAAGTATTATGGACATCTCAAGAGTCAGGTGAGAAATTAAAATATTATAGAGCTATGACAGAACAAGATGAAGCACAGTTTATCGTGAAACAAATTAAAGATCTGATGGATAGGGAAGAAAAAAATTATTCTGATTTTTCTATTTTGTATAGAACAAATGCTCAATCTCGTGTCATAGAAGATATGCTTATGAAAGCTTCTATTCCTTATCGTATATATGGAGGATTAAAATTCTATGATCGAAAAGAAATAAAGGATATGATTGCGTATTTAAGGCTTATTCAAAATCCTGTAGATGATGTAAGCTTAAAAAGAGTCATCAATGTACCTAAAAGAGGAATCGGAGATCGAACCATAGAAAAGCTCCAAGAAAAAGCAAACCAAACAGGAGAAAGTTTATTTAGTGTATTATTAGATGATGAGCTGATAGACGGATTTTCACGAAGGATTATAGCTGGAATTAAAGATTTTGTACTTTTGATTAGTAGATATGGTCAATTAAAGGAAGAATTAAGTATAGAAGAATTAATTGGTAAAATATTAGAAGAATCAGGTTATTTAGAAGAACTTAAAAAAGAAGGAACGGTAGAAGCACAAGGAAGAATGGAGAACTTACAAGAATTTTTATCTGTAGCTATAGATTTTGATCGAAATAGTGAGGAAAAGACATTAGAAGAATTTTTATCTAATATTTCACTAGTTTCTGATTTAGATAAAATGGAAGATGAAGAAAATACAGTAGTTTTGATGACGCTTCATAGTGCAAAGGGACTGGAATTCCCTATTGTATTCTTAGTGGGTATGGAAGAAGGAATATTTCCTATTGGAAGAGCAAAATCTGATGAAAATGATTTAGAAGAAGAAAGAAGACTTTGCTATGTGGGGATTACAAGAGCAGAGGAGACACTTTTTTTAACTCATGCAAAAATGAGAACTTTATACGGAAGAACAAACTATAATCCTATGTCTAGATTTATTGAAGAAATTGCAGAAGACTTGATAGATATGGATAGAGAAGCAATTAAAAAACAAGATCAAAGAACATTTGCTCCATCAAAGGGAATCTATAGAGGAGCTACTTTAAAGACAGAACCAAAGCCACAAGGAAGCAAAGGAGAAGCTAAACCAGGAAGCAAGATCAATCATGGAAAATTTGGAGTAGGTACCATTATATCTGTTAGTAAAAAAGCAGATCAAACTGAACTTACCATTGCATTTGATAACGCAGGAATTAAAAAACTGATTATGGAGTTTGCTCCTATTACACTTATATAAGGAGGAAAAACTTTATGAACAAAGATGAAGTATATCAAAAAATATATGATTTGGTACAAAACTTAAATGAACATAACTATAACTATTATGTACTAGATCATCCTACCATCACAGATTATGAATATGATATGATGATGAATGAGCTTATCAAGCTAGAAGAACAATTTCCTGAGCTTGTTATGGATAATTCTCCTACAAAGAGAGTAGGGGGAGAAGCACTATCTTCCTTTAATCAAGTAAGACATACAGTACCAATGCTTAGTCTTGATAATTCATATGAGTCTAAAGATTTGATTGATTTTGATCAAAGAGTAAAAAAAGTCATTATGAAAGAAGTAGAATATGTAGTAGAGCCTAAAATTGATGGATTGTCTGTAGCTTTAAAATATGAGAGAGGCAAATTTGTTCAAGGAGCTACTCGAGGAGATGGGGTTATAGGAGAGGATATTACAAATAATTTAAAAACAGTAAAATCTATTCCCCTAAAGTTAAAAGAAGAAGTAGATATAGAAGTAAGAGGAGAAGTTTTTATTCCCCGGGAAAAGTTTGTAAAAATAAATCAAAAGCAAGAAGAAAAAGGAGAAACTATTTTTGCAAATCCAAGAAATGCAGCAGCAGGCTCTTTAAGACAGCTTGATCCTAAGGTTACTGCTAAAAGAGGATTGGATATATTTGTATTTAATATACAAATTATGGATAATGATGACATTTTAAAGCATGATGAAGGCTTTGAATATTTAAAGAAATTAGGATTTAAAACGTCTATGTATAAGGTGTATAAAAATATAGAAGAAGTAGTAAAATCTTGTGAAATGTGGCAAGAAAAAAGAAGTAGCCTACCCTTTGATATTGATGGACTTGTGATAAAAGTCAATGATTTAAGACAAAGGGAAAAACTAGGTCTTAAATCCAAAAGTCCAAGATGGGCGATTGCATATAAGTTTCCAGCAGAACAAAAAAAGACAAAAATTGAAGATATTACTGTTCAAGTAGGAAGAACAGGAGCATTGACTCCTACGGCAGAGCTTACTCCTGTAAGAGTAGCAGGATCAGTTATTAGTCGTGCAACATTACATAATGAAGATTATATCAAAGAAAAGGATATTCGCATTGGAGATTATGTAATGATTCAAAAGGCAGGAGATGTGATCCCAGAGGTTGTTAGAGTAATTGTTGAGGATAGAAGTGGAGACGAAATTTCTTTTGAAATGCCCAAAATTTGTCCTTCTTGTCATGAAGAGACTATAAGACTTGAGGGAGAGGCAGTGACAAGATGTGTAAACGCTGCTTGTCCAGCACAGCTTAGACGAGGTCTCATTCATTTTGTATCAAGAGATGCTATGAATATTGATGGACTAGGAGAGTCTATTGTGACTGTTCTTTTAGAAAATAATTTAATAGAAGATGCAGCAGATTTATACAATCTAAAAAAAGAAGATTTAATTCACTTAGAAAGAATGGGAGAAAAATCTGTTCAAAACTTATTAGATGCTATAAAAAAATCTAAAGAAAATGATCTTTATAGAGTGATATTTGGCTTAGGAATAAAGCTTGTAGGAATAAGAGCAGCTTCACTACTCTCAGATGCATTTATAAGCATGGACAATTTAATGAAGGCAAGCTATGGAGAAATTGTAGTGATTCCTGAAATAGGACATAAAATGGCAGAAAGTATTGTAGCTTTTTTCAAAGAAGATCGTAATGTGGAAATTATTGAAAAGCTTAAAAAAGCTGGCGTCAATATGGAAAAGTATAAAGAGGATGATACAGAGGTAGAAAAGAAATTTGAAAAAATGACTTTTGTACTTACGGGAACTCTACAAAAATATAAGAGAAATGAAGCAAAGGAAATGATAGAAAAGTTAGGTGGAAAAGTAACAGGAAGTGTAAGTAAAAAAACAGATTATGTTTTAGCTGGAAGTGAAGCTGGATCTAAGCTTGAGAAGGCAAATGAATTGGGAGTAAAAGTAATTGATGAAGATACATTTGAAGAAATGATAAAATAAAGCCAGCTTTTGCTGATTGAGCTTATAAATAAAGTCATAAAAAACTTCACTAAATTTTCAAATTTGGAAAATATATAGAAAAGGTCAAAAATAGCATTACAAACTCGCTATGCTCAAACAGTGTAATGCTAATCATTTTTTCACTTATTCTATATTTTCACAAATTCTTAATGATTGTTCCTAATTTTTATGACTTTGCTTAAATATATAATAGTTAAAAACCAGCTTTTGCTGGTTTTGTTTTATTCTTTAGGAAATTATATAAATGAATAAGTTGTGGATAATTTTAGAAAGAAAGATTTTCATCAAATTTTAAGCAACGGAAATTCTGAATGAAATGAAAGAATTTCGTTGGCGTCATGAGCAATTCCGATAGGAATATGCGAATTTTTTATGTTAGGAAGGAGAATGAGGATGAATATAGATCATATTGCTGAACTTTCTAAAATCAAATTAAGTGAATATGAAAAAGAAAAAATGATAGATGATTTTGGGAGAACAATTGATTTTGTAGATGGGTTAAAAGAAGTGAATGTAGATGAAGTTTCTCCTACTTATCATGTTTTGAATATAGAAAATGTATATAGAGAAGATCAAATATTACCTTCTATGAAGCAAGATGAAGTTTTAAAGAATGCACCTAAAAAAAATGATGGATATTTTCAGGTGCCAAGGATGATAGAATAGGAGGGGTGATTATGAAGCTTTATGATTTGACTATGCATGAAGTTTTAGAAAAAATTAAAAAACAGGAAGTAAGTAAAGAAGATGTTTTAAATACTACTATGAATAGGATGAAAGAAATGGATCCTCATATAGGAGCATATCTTTATGTAAATGAAAAATTAGATAGCAAAGATGGAGAGCTTTCAGGAATTCCTATGTCTATTAAGGATAATATTTGTACTAAGAATATTCCTACTACTTGTGCATCTAAAATACTTAAAAATTTTATCCCTCCTTATGATGCAACTGTTGTAGAGAGACTTTATGAAAATGGATGTATTTTAATAGGGAAAACAAATATGGATGAATTTGGAATAGGGTCTTCTACGGAAAACTCTAGTTTTCAAATTACTAAAAATCCATGGAATACAGAGTATGTTCCAGGAGGATCTAGTGGAGGATCAGCAGCATCTGTAGCATCTTCACAAGCTTATTTTTCTTTAGGAGCAGATACAGGAGGTTCCATTCGACAACCATCAGCATTTTGTGGATTAGTAGGACTAAAACCTACCTATGGACTTGTATCTAGATATGGACTTATAGCTTATGGATCATCACTAGATCAAATAGGACCAATTACAAAGGATGTTAAGGATTGCGCTATTGTACTCAATCATATAGCAGGATATGATTCAAAGGATAGTACTTCTATAAAATGTGAAAAAGTAGATTATACAAAGGAGTTAAAAAAAGATATAAGTGGAACAAAAATAGGAATTATTAAAGAATATATAAATGAAAGTATGGATGAGTATGTAAAACATTCTTTTTTTGATGCATGTAAAAAACTTGAAAGCTTAGGAGCTATAGTAGAAGAAGTATCTATTCCCCATGTAAAATATTCTCTGCCTACATATGAAATTATATCTTCTAGTGAATGTAGTTCCAATTTGTCAAGATTTGATGGAATTCGTTATGGAGTTAGAGTACAAAAAGATGAATCTAGTGATTTGTTTGTAGATACAAGGTCTGAGGGTTTTGGAGAAGAAGTAAAAAGAAAGATTTTATTAGGGACTTTTTTTCTAACAGAAGATGCTTATGAACAATATTATGAAAGAGCATTAAAGGTAAGAACCTTAATCAAAAAGGATTTTAATGAAGCTTTTAAAAAGTTTGATGCAGTGATATCTCCTACATCTCCTAATCTTCCATTTAAAATAGGAAAACATACTATAGATAGATACATACAAGATACATACACAGTAGCTGCAAATTTAGCAGGAATCCCTGCTATTTCTATTCCTTGCGGATGCCAAGAAAACTTATTTATAGGTCTTCAAATTATGGGAAAAGCATTGGATGAAAAGATGATTCTAAATATTGCCTATGCTTTTGAACAAATTAATGATTATCATAAAAAAAGACCTAATTGGAGGGGATGATATGTATCAAACACTTATAGGACTTGAAATTCATGCAGAGCTTTTGACAAATTCTAAAATATTTTGTAGTTGCTCTACTCATTTTGGAAAAGAAGCAAATATACAGTGTTGTCCTGTATGTTTAGGGCTTCCTGGAGCATTACCAGTTTTAAATAAAAAGGTGATTGATTTTGCTATGAAAGCAGGAATTTCAATGAATTGTGAAATTACAAAGAAGTCTTTTATGGATCGAAAAAATTATTTTTATCCAGATTTACCAAAGGCTTATCAAATTTCTCAATATGAACATCCTTTGTGCAGAGATGGATATGTAGAAATAGGAAAAGACAAAAAAATTGGTATTCAAAGAATTCATATAGAAGAAGATGCAGGAAAGTCTATTCATGAGAAAGAGTATTCGTTATTAGATTATAATAGATGTGGAGTACCTTTAATTGAGATTGTTACAAAACCTGATATGCATTCTTCAGAAGAAGCTTATCTATTTTTAGAGAATTTAAAAAGTATCCTTGAATATACAGAGGTTTCAGATTGCAAAATGGAAGAAGGATCATTAAGGTGCGATGTAAATATCAATGTTGTATCAAGTGATAAAATGAAAACGAATATTGTAGAGCTTAAAAATTTAAATTCATTTAAAGCAGTTGCAAAGGCTATTGAGTATGAAGAAAAAAGACATATTTCTCTTTTAGAAAAAGGAGAAAATACAAAGAAAGAAACAAGAAGATGGGATGATCACAAAAACATTACCATTCCTATGAGAAGCAAAGAATACATAAAAGATTATAGATATTTTAAAGATCCAGATTTGATGATGATTCATATAGATGAGGAGTGGATAGATCATATAAAAAAAATCATACCCGAGCTTCCTAAAGATAAAAGAAGTCGTTTTATAAAGAAGTATCAAATTCCAGATTATGATGCAAAGGTACTTACTTCTTCAAGAAAAATAGCAGATTTTTTCGAAGAGGTGGTAAAGTATTTTTCAGATGCTAAGCTTGTAAGTAATTTTATCATGACAGAGGTTTATAGACTATTAAAGGAAGAAAATATAAATATAGAAGATATAAACATTACTCCAAACAATTTAGGAGAGCTTCTTAAACTTATAAAAGAAGGGATTATTAGCAATCATATAGGGAAAAAAGTTTTTCAAAAGATGTATATTACTGGACAAAAACCAAGAAGTATTATAGAAAATGAAGGCTGGATACAAATATCTGATGAAAATAGTATCAAAGAAATGATACAAAAGGTAATCAATGAAAATCCTGAGTCTATTGAGGATTATAAAAATGGAAAAGATAAAGCACTAGGTTTTTTAGTAGGACAAGTCATGAAACAATCTAGAGGAAAAGCAAATCCTAAGCTTGTCAATGAATATATCAATGAAATGATCAAGTAATTTCATTGAGTTTATGACAATAAAAGATAGGAGTATGCTAAATCTTGTAACTTATGCCTCCTTTTATGAATATTATGGATATAAACCATAAAAGGAGGTATTTTTCTTGATCGAGCTTACTCTAGTCCATTGGATTTATGTAGTAATGGTATTTGTTGTATTAGGGATTATGTTGATGAGAAAGGATACCATTATTCCCTGCGTATTAGGAATATTTTTTATAGGATTTGCAGCTAAAAAAACTATTTTAGGAGCTACAAAAGCAATATTTGATAGTTTTATTGTGGCAGGGATGGAGCTACTTGGGATTATACTAGTGATTTCATGTATTGTTGCTATGTCTAAGGTGTTAGAAGAAATCGGAGCCAATCAATTGATGGTAAAACCTTTTACAAGATTTATCAAAACACCAGATATAGCATTTTGGTTTATAGGAATAACTATGCTTTTAGTATCATGGTTTTTCTGGCCTTCACCAGCAACAGCTTTAGTAGGAGCCGTAATGCTTCCTGTTGCACTGAAAGTAGGACTTCCTGCTATAGGAGTGGCTATGGCTATTAACTTATTTGGACATGGTCTTTCACTATCTACAGATTATGTAATTCAAGGGGCACCTACGATTACAGCAACAGCTGCTGGTGTACCTGTTGAATCAGTTATAGGCAAAGGAACACCTCTCTTTTGGGTAATGGGTATTGTAACCATTACAACGGCTTTTATTCTTCTAAAAAGAGATATGAGAAATGGAAAAATATCAAATACCAATATAGATGAATATCATAAGGAAGAAGAAAAGAAAATAAAGCCTACTGCTAAAATATCTGCATTTTTAGTATTTATAGGATTTTTATTAGATGTGATAGCCATGTTTTTATTTGAGCTTAGAGGTGGAGATGCAACGGCTTTAATTGGAGGAACATCTATTTTATTACTTATGATAATTTGTGGAATGACTTATAAAGGGGAAGCTTTAGATAAAATTACAAAGTATATAAAAGAAGGATTTATGTTTGGAATGGAAATATTCGGACCAATCATTCCAATAGCAGCATTTTTCTATATGGGAGAAGTATCACCCTTTCAAGCTGTATTAGGAGAAGGAGTATTACCTGTAGGTTCTCAAGGAATATTATCTGATATGGGAAGTGCATTAGCTGCTGTTGCTCCCATGAATCGGCCTATGGCAGCAGGTATGGAAATGATTGTAGGAGCTATTACAGGCTTAGATGGTTCTGGATTTTCAGGAATGTCTTTAGCTGGATCTTTAGCAAAAGTTTTTGGAACAGCAGTTGGTGCAAGTATACCAAAACTTGCAGCTCTAGGGCAGATTGGTGCCATATGGGTTGGAGGTGGAACTATTGTTCCTTGGGGGCTTATTCCTGCAGCAGCTATTTGTAGAGTCATGCCTATAGATTTAGCAAGAAGAAATTTTTTTCCTGTAATGATTGGACTTATTGTTACAACTATAGTAGCTATATTTATCATATAACAATCTAAAACTAAGCCATAGGCTTAGTTTTAAATTGTTTCAGACTGTTGACAAACTATATTTTAGAAAAGTCATAAAATTCGAAAGTTCATGGCGCCAACGAAATCTTTTCATT from Inediibacterium massiliense includes the following:
- a CDS encoding DUF523 domain-containing protein, giving the protein METILKNKISIGISACIYGCRVRYNQKGIDMVKYLGRNINNFSFMPVCPECMAGLGTPRNAIKIVKGSGEDVWSGAAKVISSKGEDLTERLKKGSSRSMDILEDAKMDAFIFMEGSPSCGIYRTTLKNKRLGTPPGVFGSLLLKEKIFLIPGLDLQSPIKAWDWLRRLYAFVWLKNLSIQNKKQVYGMWHTMKFLCQEIDEKNARQIGKELANFDEWNVEFIEKKREEILNILRKPSTVAKIKQMLWKNYIHYKRKLGKELEFIKEPTTLRGMTQIAKELMLMEKESFQNNYVFGSSPILHRRL
- a CDS encoding methyl-accepting chemotaxis protein, which codes for MKKIKYKISIAIVMTCLILSGILGGYNLMNMKIDHQNEINIFKKNLLNDYDGMIKNEVHTAIGSLEYAYDQYESGKMSEEEAKELGKSLVKKLRYGNDGYFWIDDTNGILIAHPMIEGQEGDNRINIQDPKGTFLIQNIIQAVKDKGYTEFMWEKPEEVGTGKLSEKRTYSELFAPWKWIVSTGNYIDDIDRIVQERITEQEKLLKEKIIFTGIFIILSIVITSGIALFLSGKIANPILQIIKNISKDEYGNIQIKEIHVQTKDEIGQLANSMNEMLNQVKNFVNKVNSSCQILVYNGEKTQKIATILEGQTDETRMATESITSYMEDSSAAAQQISSAVEEIEKAIDSIAQMAEQGATLSNDVSKRANHMTQHTINVKEETNTIYTETKEALTEAIKEAQKVKQIYILSDEISKIAEQTNLLALNANIEAARAGEAGRGFSVVANEIRELSEHTAHTVKSIQQIVDVSIGSVDGLVDHSKNILDFIDKKVLREYEELVRAGVQYDEDAKNLNGFMTDLSATSEELSASMMEVSKSTNEVAVKVSEGAETIGSINEQAATIANHTKEITDGAKDNIKEIQDLKEIVSTFKI
- the pcrA gene encoding DNA helicase PcrA, with the translated sequence MDLSMLNPPQREAVLKTEGPLLILAGAGSGKTRVLTHRIAYLIEEIGVHPGNILAITFTNKAAKEMKYRVESLLKEPANIWVSTFHAACVRILRRDIDRIGYTSDFVIYDTTDQKVVLKECYKELNINDKNYPLPMVQSRISEAKDRMETPERFRKLYAGDFQMEKIGQIYELYQKKLKKNNALDFDDLIFNTVELFTKDPVTLSYYQHKFQYIMVDEYQDTNQLQYKLVSMLAKIHQNLCVVGDDDQSIYSWRGADIRNILNFEDEFKNATVIKLEQNYRSTQNILDAANSVIKNNRGRKNKVLWTSQESGEKLKYYRAMTEQDEAQFIVKQIKDLMDREEKNYSDFSILYRTNAQSRVIEDMLMKASIPYRIYGGLKFYDRKEIKDMIAYLRLIQNPVDDVSLKRVINVPKRGIGDRTIEKLQEKANQTGESLFSVLLDDELIDGFSRRIIAGIKDFVLLISRYGQLKEELSIEELIGKILEESGYLEELKKEGTVEAQGRMENLQEFLSVAIDFDRNSEEKTLEEFLSNISLVSDLDKMEDEENTVVLMTLHSAKGLEFPIVFLVGMEEGIFPIGRAKSDENDLEEERRLCYVGITRAEETLFLTHAKMRTLYGRTNYNPMSRFIEEIAEDLIDMDREAIKKQDQRTFAPSKGIYRGATLKTEPKPQGSKGEAKPGSKINHGKFGVGTIISVSKKADQTELTIAFDNAGIKKLIMEFAPITLI
- the ligA gene encoding NAD-dependent DNA ligase LigA, whose product is MNKDEVYQKIYDLVQNLNEHNYNYYVLDHPTITDYEYDMMMNELIKLEEQFPELVMDNSPTKRVGGEALSSFNQVRHTVPMLSLDNSYESKDLIDFDQRVKKVIMKEVEYVVEPKIDGLSVALKYERGKFVQGATRGDGVIGEDITNNLKTVKSIPLKLKEEVDIEVRGEVFIPREKFVKINQKQEEKGETIFANPRNAAAGSLRQLDPKVTAKRGLDIFVFNIQIMDNDDILKHDEGFEYLKKLGFKTSMYKVYKNIEEVVKSCEMWQEKRSSLPFDIDGLVIKVNDLRQREKLGLKSKSPRWAIAYKFPAEQKKTKIEDITVQVGRTGALTPTAELTPVRVAGSVISRATLHNEDYIKEKDIRIGDYVMIQKAGDVIPEVVRVIVEDRSGDEISFEMPKICPSCHEETIRLEGEAVTRCVNAACPAQLRRGLIHFVSRDAMNIDGLGESIVTVLLENNLIEDAADLYNLKKEDLIHLERMGEKSVQNLLDAIKKSKENDLYRVIFGLGIKLVGIRAASLLSDAFISMDNLMKASYGEIVVIPEIGHKMAESIVAFFKEDRNVEIIEKLKKAGVNMEKYKEDDTEVEKKFEKMTFVLTGTLQKYKRNEAKEMIEKLGGKVTGSVSKKTDYVLAGSEAGSKLEKANELGVKVIDEDTFEEMIK